One region of Quercus lobata isolate SW786 chromosome 2, ValleyOak3.0 Primary Assembly, whole genome shotgun sequence genomic DNA includes:
- the LOC115977390 gene encoding uncharacterized protein LOC115977390 isoform X3, with protein MCNKGIVYKSQFESESENPITYQQQQPYQSVYLMMDSPTSAMGSSTPCSNDETTRVKFLCSFLGSILPRPQDGKLRYVGGETRIVCVARDISFEELMGKMRELYDGAAVLKYQQPDEDLDALVSVVNDDDVINMMEEYDKLGSGDGFTRLRIFLFSHPEQEVSPHYVDGGDDRETERRYVDALNNMNDGSEFRKQQQSDSPRIGPVEDIHVGEQYFNPVGVEGGLHSQRASEISMLQFNLRHLTIPHMGSAPHQPQRYTEMEAPWSPAYYSPRHPGHHDPRQLAEYPSSPSSARYRMPLSDLTEKGLDRMPEEYSRQQVSHQPTYEHQPQYSENVMWVPSGAISGDKSGFPGNIFHGPNVVEGNSVCENCRMAFQRNQPHLEHGLLQVSNPCAECPPNRETFMLNTDAKSHHGIYPSEQNHDLRSVYNEAQNHERGWILQNNLNARVDEVRVHASGAPRVNDHYIGDGAGMNFPMGHGNLADGHPPPSNYAYHRAGPEMGNDVLHDQAVAAVPHMHIPPHEESGIRYGNLPYAYGVDNLYPVSHGNVPGHALWRTNSQHVAAPYEASSAPQQVNGTANPGFVRPEGSPRFCVCVDNHIPRVESSQKILGFDGSAMPEYSYSHSLKLNPNSFSKESLYSSRPQPEMVNFATPLGPVPPSDSSSTLIHDKVVSSLAPGYNPDSRKDTSITEVARLDGKSIIGEEKEANQIEKVENSELQNISHLEQMKIDNNNCPETSLGSTNSVCLKPAEESGAKLGEKVISAPPEDSKLSAGHLNFLPELIASVKRAALEEAEEVKVKVEECADLKEATGKEIESANAHGDQELDFDNDNVDTSKIEPTKAEAEALDRGLQSIKNDDLEEIRELGSGTYGAVYHGKWKGSDVAVKRIKASCFAGRPSERERLICNPVIDCGFLEGGFDIEFITSSKCCFFLWNCS; from the exons ATGTGTAATAAAGGGATTGTATATAAGAGCCAGTTTGAGTCTGAGTCTGAGAATCCTATAACATATCAGCAACAACAACCTTACCAATCTGTATATTTGATGATGGATAGCCCAACATCAGCCATGGGTTCTTCAACCCCTTGTTCGAATGATGAAACCACGCGTGTTAAATTTTTGTGTAGTTTTTTAGGGAGTATATTGCCCCGTCCCCAAGACGGGAAGCTCCGGTATGTGGGCGGGGAGACCCGAATTGTTTGCGTGGCGAGAGATATTAGTTTTGAGGAGTTGATGGGTAAAATGAGGGAGCTTTATGATGGGGCGGCGGTATTGAAATACCAGCAGCCTGATGAGGATCTTGATGCTCTTGTATCGGTTGTAAATGATGATGATGTGATTAACATGATGGAAGAGTATGATAAGTTGGGTTCGGGTGATGGGTTCACTAGGCTTAGGATTTTTCTGTTTTCACATCCCGAACAAGAGGTTTCGCCCCACTATGTTGATGGTGGGGATGATAGGGAGACTGAGAGGAGGTATGTGGATGCTTTGAATAATATGAATGATGGTTCTGAGTTTAGGAAGCAGCAGCAATCTGATTCCCCTAGGATTGGTCCAGTTGAGGATATACATGTTGGGGAGCAGTACTTTAACCCGGTAGGTGTGGAGGGTGGCCTTCATAGCCAAAGGGCTTCTGAGATATCAATGCTACAGTTTAACTTGCGTCACCTCACGATTCCTCATATGGGATCTGCACCACACCAGCCTCAGAGGTATACCGAAATGGAAGCTCCATGGAGCCCTGCATACTATTCTCCTAGGCATCCTGGGCACCATGATCCAAGACAATTGGCAGAGTATCCATCTTCCCCTTCTTCTGCACGTTACCGTATGCCATTGTCTGATTTAACAGAAAAAGGCTTAGATAGAATGCCAGAAGAATATTCTCGGCAGCAAGTGAGTCACCAGCCCACGTATGAACACCAGCCACAATATTCTGAAAATGTTATGTGGGTGCCAAGTGGAGCTATATCAGGTGATAAGTCTGGTTTTCCTGGTAACATTTTTCATGGCCCCAATGTCGTTGAAGGGAACAGTGTTTGTGAGAATTGCCGGATGGCTTTCCAAAGAAATCAACCGCATTTGGAGCATGGGCTTCTCCAGGTCTCTAATCCATGTGCTGAGTGTCCCCCAAATAGAGAGACTTTCATGCTGAATACAGATGCCAAGTCGCACCATGGGATTTACCCTAGTGAGCAGAATCATGATCTTCGATCTGTTTATAATGAAGCTCAAAATCATGAGAGAGGATGGATTCTGCAGAACAATTTGAATGCTCGGGTTGATGAAGTCAGAGTACATGCATCTGGAGCTCCAAGAGTGAATGATCACTACATTGGTGATGGAGCAGGCATGAATTTCCCTATGGGTCATGGTAATTTAGCTGATGGACATCCTCCTCCATCAAATTATGCTTATCACCGAGCTGGACCTGAAATGGGGAATGATGTATTGCATGACCAAGCTGTGGCTGCTGTACCCCACATGCACATACCTCCTCATGAAGAAAGTGGGATCCGGTATGGAAATTTGCCTTATGCTTATGGAGTAGATAATCTTTACCCTGTGTCACATGGAAATGTACCTGGACATGCCTTATGGAGAACTAATTCGCAGCATGTTGCTGCCCCTTATGAAGCATCCAGTGCACCTCAGCAAGTGAATGGTACAGCTAATCCAGGATTTGTCAGGCCGGAGGGTAGTCCAAGATTCTGTGTTTGCGTGGACAATCATATTCCTCGGGTAGAGTCCTCACAAAAAATATTGGGTTTTGATGGGTCAGCCATGCCAGAATATTCTTATAGCCATTCTTTAAAATTGAACCCAAACTCATTCAGTAAGGAAAGTCTCTATTCATCTCGACCCCAGCCTGAGATGGTCAACTTTGCCACCCCCTTGGGACCTGTGCCACCATCAGATTCATCTTCAACTTTGATTCATGATAAAGTGGTTTCTTCATTAGCTCCTGGTTACAATCCTGATTCAAGAAAGGATACCAGTATCACTGAAGTGGCAAGGTTGGATGGGAAAAGTATAattggagaagaaaaagaggcaaatcaaatagaaaaagttgAGAACTCTGAATTGCAGAATATTTCTCATCTAGAGCAAATGAAAATTGATAATAACAACTGTCCGGAGACTTCTCTCGGTTCTACCAATTCAGTCTGCTTGAAGCCTGCAGAAGAGAGTGGTGCGAAACTGGGTGAAAAAGTCATTTCTGCACCTCCTGAAGATTCAAAGCTTTCAGCTGGACATTTGAATTTCTTACCTGAGTTGATTGCTTCTGTGAAGAGGGCAGCATTAGAAGAAGCTGAAGAGGTCAAAGTGAAAGTCGAAGAATGTGCTGACCTTAAAGAAGCAACTGGAAAGGAAATAGAATCAGCG AATGCTCATGGGGATCAAGAGTTGGATTTTGATAATGACAATGTGGATACCTCCAAGATCGAGCCAACAAAAGCGGAGGCAGAAGCTCTTGACAGGGGATTACAG TCAATAAAGAATGATGATCTAGAGGAAATCCGGGAATTAGGTTCTGGAACGTATGGGGCTGTTTATCATGGGAAATGGAAGGGTTCTGATGTGGCAGTAAAGAGAATAAAAGCCAGTTGTTTTGCGGGGAGACCTTCTGAAAGGGAACGTTTG ATATGTAATCCTGTCATAGATTGCGGATTTCTGGAAGGAGGCTTTGATATTGAGTTCATTACATCATCCAAATGTTGTTTCTTTCTATGGAATTGTTCGTGA
- the LOC115977390 gene encoding uncharacterized protein LOC115977390 isoform X1, which produces MCNKGIVYKSQFESESENPITYQQQQPYQSVYLMMDSPTSAMGSSTPCSNDETTRVKFLCSFLGSILPRPQDGKLRYVGGETRIVCVARDISFEELMGKMRELYDGAAVLKYQQPDEDLDALVSVVNDDDVINMMEEYDKLGSGDGFTRLRIFLFSHPEQEVSPHYVDGGDDRETERRYVDALNNMNDGSEFRKQQQSDSPRIGPVEDIHVGEQYFNPVGVEGGLHSQRASEISMLQFNLRHLTIPHMGSAPHQPQRYTEMEAPWSPAYYSPRHPGHHDPRQLAEYPSSPSSARYRMPLSDLTEKGLDRMPEEYSRQQVSHQPTYEHQPQYSENVMWVPSGAISGDKSGFPGNIFHGPNVVEGNSVCENCRMAFQRNQPHLEHGLLQVSNPCAECPPNRETFMLNTDAKSHHGIYPSEQNHDLRSVYNEAQNHERGWILQNNLNARVDEVRVHASGAPRVNDHYIGDGAGMNFPMGHGNLADGHPPPSNYAYHRAGPEMGNDVLHDQAVAAVPHMHIPPHEESGIRYGNLPYAYGVDNLYPVSHGNVPGHALWRTNSQHVAAPYEASSAPQQVNGTANPGFVRPEGSPRFCVCVDNHIPRVESSQKILGFDGSAMPEYSYSHSLKLNPNSFSKESLYSSRPQPEMVNFATPLGPVPPSDSSSTLIHDKVVSSLAPGYNPDSRKDTSITEVARLDGKSIIGEEKEANQIEKVENSELQNISHLEQMKIDNNNCPETSLGSTNSVCLKPAEESGAKLGEKVISAPPEDSKLSAGHLNFLPELIASVKRAALEEAEEVKVKVEECADLKEATGKEIESANAHGDQELDFDNDNVDTSKIEPTKAEAEALDRGLQSIKNDDLEEIRELGSGTYGAVYHGKWKGSDVAVKRIKASCFAGRPSERERLIADFWKEALILSSLHHPNVVSFYGIVRDGPDGSLATVTEFMVNGSLKQFLQKKDRTIDRRKRLIIAMDAAFGMEYLHGKNIVHFDLKCENLLVNMRDPQRPVCKIGDLGLSKVKQHTLVSGGVRGTLPWMAPELLSGKSHMVTEKIDVYSFGIVMWELLTGDEPYADLHCASIIGGIVNNTLRPQSPTWCDPEWKSLMESCWASDPAARPSFSEISQKLRNMAAAMNVR; this is translated from the exons ATGTGTAATAAAGGGATTGTATATAAGAGCCAGTTTGAGTCTGAGTCTGAGAATCCTATAACATATCAGCAACAACAACCTTACCAATCTGTATATTTGATGATGGATAGCCCAACATCAGCCATGGGTTCTTCAACCCCTTGTTCGAATGATGAAACCACGCGTGTTAAATTTTTGTGTAGTTTTTTAGGGAGTATATTGCCCCGTCCCCAAGACGGGAAGCTCCGGTATGTGGGCGGGGAGACCCGAATTGTTTGCGTGGCGAGAGATATTAGTTTTGAGGAGTTGATGGGTAAAATGAGGGAGCTTTATGATGGGGCGGCGGTATTGAAATACCAGCAGCCTGATGAGGATCTTGATGCTCTTGTATCGGTTGTAAATGATGATGATGTGATTAACATGATGGAAGAGTATGATAAGTTGGGTTCGGGTGATGGGTTCACTAGGCTTAGGATTTTTCTGTTTTCACATCCCGAACAAGAGGTTTCGCCCCACTATGTTGATGGTGGGGATGATAGGGAGACTGAGAGGAGGTATGTGGATGCTTTGAATAATATGAATGATGGTTCTGAGTTTAGGAAGCAGCAGCAATCTGATTCCCCTAGGATTGGTCCAGTTGAGGATATACATGTTGGGGAGCAGTACTTTAACCCGGTAGGTGTGGAGGGTGGCCTTCATAGCCAAAGGGCTTCTGAGATATCAATGCTACAGTTTAACTTGCGTCACCTCACGATTCCTCATATGGGATCTGCACCACACCAGCCTCAGAGGTATACCGAAATGGAAGCTCCATGGAGCCCTGCATACTATTCTCCTAGGCATCCTGGGCACCATGATCCAAGACAATTGGCAGAGTATCCATCTTCCCCTTCTTCTGCACGTTACCGTATGCCATTGTCTGATTTAACAGAAAAAGGCTTAGATAGAATGCCAGAAGAATATTCTCGGCAGCAAGTGAGTCACCAGCCCACGTATGAACACCAGCCACAATATTCTGAAAATGTTATGTGGGTGCCAAGTGGAGCTATATCAGGTGATAAGTCTGGTTTTCCTGGTAACATTTTTCATGGCCCCAATGTCGTTGAAGGGAACAGTGTTTGTGAGAATTGCCGGATGGCTTTCCAAAGAAATCAACCGCATTTGGAGCATGGGCTTCTCCAGGTCTCTAATCCATGTGCTGAGTGTCCCCCAAATAGAGAGACTTTCATGCTGAATACAGATGCCAAGTCGCACCATGGGATTTACCCTAGTGAGCAGAATCATGATCTTCGATCTGTTTATAATGAAGCTCAAAATCATGAGAGAGGATGGATTCTGCAGAACAATTTGAATGCTCGGGTTGATGAAGTCAGAGTACATGCATCTGGAGCTCCAAGAGTGAATGATCACTACATTGGTGATGGAGCAGGCATGAATTTCCCTATGGGTCATGGTAATTTAGCTGATGGACATCCTCCTCCATCAAATTATGCTTATCACCGAGCTGGACCTGAAATGGGGAATGATGTATTGCATGACCAAGCTGTGGCTGCTGTACCCCACATGCACATACCTCCTCATGAAGAAAGTGGGATCCGGTATGGAAATTTGCCTTATGCTTATGGAGTAGATAATCTTTACCCTGTGTCACATGGAAATGTACCTGGACATGCCTTATGGAGAACTAATTCGCAGCATGTTGCTGCCCCTTATGAAGCATCCAGTGCACCTCAGCAAGTGAATGGTACAGCTAATCCAGGATTTGTCAGGCCGGAGGGTAGTCCAAGATTCTGTGTTTGCGTGGACAATCATATTCCTCGGGTAGAGTCCTCACAAAAAATATTGGGTTTTGATGGGTCAGCCATGCCAGAATATTCTTATAGCCATTCTTTAAAATTGAACCCAAACTCATTCAGTAAGGAAAGTCTCTATTCATCTCGACCCCAGCCTGAGATGGTCAACTTTGCCACCCCCTTGGGACCTGTGCCACCATCAGATTCATCTTCAACTTTGATTCATGATAAAGTGGTTTCTTCATTAGCTCCTGGTTACAATCCTGATTCAAGAAAGGATACCAGTATCACTGAAGTGGCAAGGTTGGATGGGAAAAGTATAattggagaagaaaaagaggcaaatcaaatagaaaaagttgAGAACTCTGAATTGCAGAATATTTCTCATCTAGAGCAAATGAAAATTGATAATAACAACTGTCCGGAGACTTCTCTCGGTTCTACCAATTCAGTCTGCTTGAAGCCTGCAGAAGAGAGTGGTGCGAAACTGGGTGAAAAAGTCATTTCTGCACCTCCTGAAGATTCAAAGCTTTCAGCTGGACATTTGAATTTCTTACCTGAGTTGATTGCTTCTGTGAAGAGGGCAGCATTAGAAGAAGCTGAAGAGGTCAAAGTGAAAGTCGAAGAATGTGCTGACCTTAAAGAAGCAACTGGAAAGGAAATAGAATCAGCG AATGCTCATGGGGATCAAGAGTTGGATTTTGATAATGACAATGTGGATACCTCCAAGATCGAGCCAACAAAAGCGGAGGCAGAAGCTCTTGACAGGGGATTACAG TCAATAAAGAATGATGATCTAGAGGAAATCCGGGAATTAGGTTCTGGAACGTATGGGGCTGTTTATCATGGGAAATGGAAGGGTTCTGATGTGGCAGTAAAGAGAATAAAAGCCAGTTGTTTTGCGGGGAGACCTTCTGAAAGGGAACGTTTG ATTGCGGATTTCTGGAAGGAGGCTTTGATATTGAGTTCATTACATCATCCAAATGTTGTTTCTTTCTATGGAATTGTTCGTGATGGTCCTGATGGATCTTTAGCAACTGTGACAGAGTTCATGGTTAATGGATCTTTAAAACAGTTTTTGCAGAAGAAAGACAG GACTATTGATCGTCGTAAGAGACTCATCATAGCTATGGATGCTGCATTTGGGATGGAGTATTTGCATGGAAAGAACATTGTACATTTTGATTTGAAATGCGAAAATTTGTTGGTGAATATGAGAGATCCACAGCGTCCTGTGTGCAAG ATTGGTGATTTGGGCTTATCAAAGGTAAAACAGCACACTTTAGTGTCAGGAGGTGTCCGTGGAACTTTACCTTGGATGGCACCTGAGCTTCTCAGTGGGAAAAGCCATATGGTGACAGAGAAG ATTGATGTTTACTCGTTTGGGATTGTTATGTGGGAGTTACTCACGGGTGATGAGCCTTATGCAGATCTGCATTGCGCTTCCATAATTG GTGGAATTGTAAACAACACATTGCGCCCACAAAGTCCAACATGGTGTGATCCTGAATGGAAGTCTCTGATGGAAAGTTGTTGGGCTTCTGATCCAGCAGCTAGGCCATCGTTTTCGGAAATCTCTCAGAAGCTGAGGAATATGGCTGCAGCGATGAATGTGAGATAA
- the LOC115961434 gene encoding transcription factor MYB36: MGRAPCCDKANVKKGPWSPEEDAKLKAYIDQHGTGGNWIALPQKVGLKRCGKSCRLRWLNYLRPNIKHGGFSEEEDNIICSLYISIGSRWSIIAAQLPGRTDNDIKNYWNTRLKKKLLGRRKQSNMNNMSSMGGETKDANGQEDDSYSPGLSSSAFERLQLHMQLQSLQNPLSFYNNPALWPKLHPLQEKMIQNLQSLNEFPNTPLMEHALPSPQPVQGQKVGFYESPTAAKVNELKSLHGISSSDNSVAFINENNSMDSTHVPKAKGIEQSNAGIQASVFQAEIDNFLNTKTVDFVPQEDQMAEFDCFKEMNVSKDGVLWWSTNDFDARSASLNAWESTSVLRPQQIFQEYELGYNL; encoded by the exons atgggTCGAGCTCCATGTTGTGACAAGGCAAACGTGAAGAAAGGACCATGGTCTCCTGAAGAAGATGCTAAGCTCAAAGCCTATATTGATCAGCATGGAACTGGAGGCAACTGGATTGCTCTTCCTCAAAAAGTTG GACTTAAGAGATGTGGAAAGAGTTGCAGATTGAGATGGTTGAATTACTTGAGGCCCAACATCAAGCATGGTGGATTCtctgaagaagaagacaacatCATCTGCAGCCTCTATATTAGTATTGGCAGCAg GTGGTCCATTATTGCAGCCCAACTGCCTGGAAGGACAGATAATGACATCAAGAACTACTGGAACACtagattgaagaagaaattacTCGGAAGGCGCAAACAGTCTAACATGAATAATATGTCATCCATGGGTGGTGAGACTAAAGATGCAAATGGCCAAGAAGATGATTCATATTCACCAGGATTAAGCAGCTCGGCTTTTGAAAGACTTCAACTTCATATGCAACTTCAAAGCCTTCAAAACCCTCTCTCTTTCTACAACAATCCTGCTCTGTGGCCAAAGTTGCATCCCTTGCAAGAAAAAATGATCCAAAACCTGCAATCTTTAAATGAGTTTCCTAATACCCCTCTCATGGAACATGCCTTGCCTAGTCCTCAACCTGTGCAAGGACAAAAGGTTGGCTTTTATGAATCACCAACTGCTGCTAAAGTAAATGAATTGAAGTCTTTACATGGTATATCATCCTCAGACAACTCAGTTGCCTTCATCAATGAGAACAACTCAATGGACTCCACTCATGTTCCGAAAGCAAAAGGTATAGAACAGTCTAATGCAGGAATTCAAGCTTCGGTGTTTCAAGCTGAAATAGATAACTTTCTTAATACCAAAACCGTGGATTTCGTACCACAGGAAGATCAGATGGCTGAATTTGATTGTTTCAAAGAAATGAATGTTTCAAAGGATGGCGTGCTTTGGTGGTCGACGAATGACTTCGACGCAAGATCAGCATCCTTAAACGCTTGGGAATCCACTTCTGTTCTTCGCCCTCAGCAGATATTTCAAGAGTATGAACTAGGTTACAATCTGTAG
- the LOC115977390 gene encoding uncharacterized protein LOC115977390 isoform X2 translates to MCNKGIVYKSQFESESENPITYQQQQPYQSVYLMMDSPTSAMGSSTPCSNDETTRVKFLCSFLGSILPRPQDGKLRYVGGETRIVCVARDISFEELMGKMRELYDGAAVLKYQQPDEDLDALVSVVNDDDVINMMEEYDKLGSGDGFTRLRIFLFSHPEQEVSPHYVDGGDDRETERRYVDALNNMNDGSEFRKQQQSDSPRIGPVEDIHVGEQYFNPVGVEGGLHSQRASEISMLQFNLRHLTIPHMGSAPHQPQRYTEMEAPWSPAYYSPRHPGHHDPRQLAEYPSSPSSARYRMPLSDLTEKGLDRMPEEYSRQQVSHQPTYEHQPQYSENVMWVPSGAISGDKSGFPGNIFHGPNVVEGNSVCENCRMAFQRNQPHLEHGLLQVSNPCAECPPNRETFMLNTDAKSHHGIYPSEQNHDLRSVYNEAQNHERGWILQNNLNARVDEVRVHASGAPRVNDHYIGDGAGMNFPMGHGNLADGHPPPSNYAYHRAGPEMGNDVLHDQAVAAVPHMHIPPHEESGIRYGNLPYAYGVDNLYPVSHGNVPGHALWRTNSQHVAAPYEASSAPQQVNGTANPGFVRPEGSPRFCVCVDNHIPRVESSQKILGFDGSAMPEYSYSHSLKLNPNSFSKESLYSSRPQPEMVNFATPLGPVPPSDSSSTLIHDKVVSSLAPGYNPDSRKDTSITEVARLDGKSIIGEEKEANQIEKVENSELQNISHLEQMKIDNNNCPETSLGSTNSVCLKPAEESGAKLGEKVISAPPEDSKLSAGHLNFLPELIASVKRAALEEAEEVKVKVEECADLKEATGKEIESANAHGDQELDFDNDNVDTSKIEPTKAEAEALDRGLQSIKNDDLEEIRELGSGTYGAVYHGKWKGSDVAVKRIKASCFAGRPSERERLIADFWKEALILSSLHHPNVVSFYGIVRDGPDGSLATVTEFMVNGSLKQFLQKKDRTIDRRKRLIIAMDAAFGMEYLHGKNIVHFDLKCENLLVNMRDPQRPVCKV, encoded by the exons ATGTGTAATAAAGGGATTGTATATAAGAGCCAGTTTGAGTCTGAGTCTGAGAATCCTATAACATATCAGCAACAACAACCTTACCAATCTGTATATTTGATGATGGATAGCCCAACATCAGCCATGGGTTCTTCAACCCCTTGTTCGAATGATGAAACCACGCGTGTTAAATTTTTGTGTAGTTTTTTAGGGAGTATATTGCCCCGTCCCCAAGACGGGAAGCTCCGGTATGTGGGCGGGGAGACCCGAATTGTTTGCGTGGCGAGAGATATTAGTTTTGAGGAGTTGATGGGTAAAATGAGGGAGCTTTATGATGGGGCGGCGGTATTGAAATACCAGCAGCCTGATGAGGATCTTGATGCTCTTGTATCGGTTGTAAATGATGATGATGTGATTAACATGATGGAAGAGTATGATAAGTTGGGTTCGGGTGATGGGTTCACTAGGCTTAGGATTTTTCTGTTTTCACATCCCGAACAAGAGGTTTCGCCCCACTATGTTGATGGTGGGGATGATAGGGAGACTGAGAGGAGGTATGTGGATGCTTTGAATAATATGAATGATGGTTCTGAGTTTAGGAAGCAGCAGCAATCTGATTCCCCTAGGATTGGTCCAGTTGAGGATATACATGTTGGGGAGCAGTACTTTAACCCGGTAGGTGTGGAGGGTGGCCTTCATAGCCAAAGGGCTTCTGAGATATCAATGCTACAGTTTAACTTGCGTCACCTCACGATTCCTCATATGGGATCTGCACCACACCAGCCTCAGAGGTATACCGAAATGGAAGCTCCATGGAGCCCTGCATACTATTCTCCTAGGCATCCTGGGCACCATGATCCAAGACAATTGGCAGAGTATCCATCTTCCCCTTCTTCTGCACGTTACCGTATGCCATTGTCTGATTTAACAGAAAAAGGCTTAGATAGAATGCCAGAAGAATATTCTCGGCAGCAAGTGAGTCACCAGCCCACGTATGAACACCAGCCACAATATTCTGAAAATGTTATGTGGGTGCCAAGTGGAGCTATATCAGGTGATAAGTCTGGTTTTCCTGGTAACATTTTTCATGGCCCCAATGTCGTTGAAGGGAACAGTGTTTGTGAGAATTGCCGGATGGCTTTCCAAAGAAATCAACCGCATTTGGAGCATGGGCTTCTCCAGGTCTCTAATCCATGTGCTGAGTGTCCCCCAAATAGAGAGACTTTCATGCTGAATACAGATGCCAAGTCGCACCATGGGATTTACCCTAGTGAGCAGAATCATGATCTTCGATCTGTTTATAATGAAGCTCAAAATCATGAGAGAGGATGGATTCTGCAGAACAATTTGAATGCTCGGGTTGATGAAGTCAGAGTACATGCATCTGGAGCTCCAAGAGTGAATGATCACTACATTGGTGATGGAGCAGGCATGAATTTCCCTATGGGTCATGGTAATTTAGCTGATGGACATCCTCCTCCATCAAATTATGCTTATCACCGAGCTGGACCTGAAATGGGGAATGATGTATTGCATGACCAAGCTGTGGCTGCTGTACCCCACATGCACATACCTCCTCATGAAGAAAGTGGGATCCGGTATGGAAATTTGCCTTATGCTTATGGAGTAGATAATCTTTACCCTGTGTCACATGGAAATGTACCTGGACATGCCTTATGGAGAACTAATTCGCAGCATGTTGCTGCCCCTTATGAAGCATCCAGTGCACCTCAGCAAGTGAATGGTACAGCTAATCCAGGATTTGTCAGGCCGGAGGGTAGTCCAAGATTCTGTGTTTGCGTGGACAATCATATTCCTCGGGTAGAGTCCTCACAAAAAATATTGGGTTTTGATGGGTCAGCCATGCCAGAATATTCTTATAGCCATTCTTTAAAATTGAACCCAAACTCATTCAGTAAGGAAAGTCTCTATTCATCTCGACCCCAGCCTGAGATGGTCAACTTTGCCACCCCCTTGGGACCTGTGCCACCATCAGATTCATCTTCAACTTTGATTCATGATAAAGTGGTTTCTTCATTAGCTCCTGGTTACAATCCTGATTCAAGAAAGGATACCAGTATCACTGAAGTGGCAAGGTTGGATGGGAAAAGTATAattggagaagaaaaagaggcaaatcaaatagaaaaagttgAGAACTCTGAATTGCAGAATATTTCTCATCTAGAGCAAATGAAAATTGATAATAACAACTGTCCGGAGACTTCTCTCGGTTCTACCAATTCAGTCTGCTTGAAGCCTGCAGAAGAGAGTGGTGCGAAACTGGGTGAAAAAGTCATTTCTGCACCTCCTGAAGATTCAAAGCTTTCAGCTGGACATTTGAATTTCTTACCTGAGTTGATTGCTTCTGTGAAGAGGGCAGCATTAGAAGAAGCTGAAGAGGTCAAAGTGAAAGTCGAAGAATGTGCTGACCTTAAAGAAGCAACTGGAAAGGAAATAGAATCAGCG AATGCTCATGGGGATCAAGAGTTGGATTTTGATAATGACAATGTGGATACCTCCAAGATCGAGCCAACAAAAGCGGAGGCAGAAGCTCTTGACAGGGGATTACAG TCAATAAAGAATGATGATCTAGAGGAAATCCGGGAATTAGGTTCTGGAACGTATGGGGCTGTTTATCATGGGAAATGGAAGGGTTCTGATGTGGCAGTAAAGAGAATAAAAGCCAGTTGTTTTGCGGGGAGACCTTCTGAAAGGGAACGTTTG ATTGCGGATTTCTGGAAGGAGGCTTTGATATTGAGTTCATTACATCATCCAAATGTTGTTTCTTTCTATGGAATTGTTCGTGATGGTCCTGATGGATCTTTAGCAACTGTGACAGAGTTCATGGTTAATGGATCTTTAAAACAGTTTTTGCAGAAGAAAGACAG GACTATTGATCGTCGTAAGAGACTCATCATAGCTATGGATGCTGCATTTGGGATGGAGTATTTGCATGGAAAGAACATTGTACATTTTGATTTGAAATGCGAAAATTTGTTGGTGAATATGAGAGATCCACAGCGTCCTGTGTGCAAGGTATGA